The region CGTTTGCGGCCTTTGGCACGACGTGCGGCCAATACTGCGCGACCACCGCGGGTTTTGGAGCGAACCAAGAAACCGTGGGTGCGTTTGCGTTTGGTAACGGAAGGTTGATAAGTGCGTTTCATGTCTTTTCCTAAAAAATCGGTAGAACTAAACCGTGGATTACACCCCAATTTCAGGCTTTTGTCAATCAATATAGTGACTTCGTTTATTCGGATGGGCGGAATGTGTTGGATTTAACATTTATTAAAACGTAAGACAAGGGCGGCGATATACGCAAGCGGCGCGATGAAGTCGGATAAAGCTGCCGA is a window of Neisseria yangbaofengii DNA encoding:
- the rpmH gene encoding 50S ribosomal protein L34; translation: MKRTYQPSVTKRKRTHGFLVRSKTRGGRAVLAARRAKGRKRLAV